One Deinococcus ruber DNA window includes the following coding sequences:
- a CDS encoding NfeD family protein has product MDWASLDWPSLSHLAPWHWWILGAALLILEVLTPGIFFVWLALAALVLGLLEVLLPLSVPVQLVLYAALCVGSVWLGRRLLTRLPRSAEADTLGQGAARLVGRRVVLTEAIQGGEGRARIGDGTWLVRGPDAPAGSRVVIVAAEGAVLTVQRVTEGSEPPYPAPRS; this is encoded by the coding sequence ATGGACTGGGCGAGTCTGGACTGGCCGAGCCTGAGCCATCTGGCACCGTGGCACTGGTGGATTCTGGGGGCCGCCCTGCTGATTCTGGAAGTGCTGACGCCCGGCATCTTTTTCGTGTGGCTGGCGCTGGCGGCGCTGGTGCTGGGCCTGCTCGAAGTGCTGCTGCCGCTGAGTGTGCCGGTGCAGCTCGTGCTGTACGCGGCGCTGTGTGTGGGCAGCGTGTGGCTGGGCCGCCGCTTGCTGACCCGTCTGCCCCGCAGCGCCGAGGCCGATACGCTGGGACAGGGTGCGGCGCGGCTGGTGGGCAGGCGCGTGGTGCTGACCGAGGCGATTCAGGGTGGCGAGGGCCGGGCGCGTATCGGAGACGGCACGTGGTTGGTGCGCGGCCCCGACGCCCCGGCAGGCAGCCGCGTCGTCATCGTGGCGGCAGAGGGGGCGGTGCTGACGGTACAGCGGGTGACGGAAGGATCAGAGCCGCCTTACCCTGCGCCCCGTTCCTGA
- a CDS encoding CASTOR/POLLUX-related putative ion channel, protein MRKAGLGEQLRYRFDNSMSRGPSAMIGWLFLASVLLIALVTGFVELTHQVPVGDDHKAIGLPALLWSNLMRALDSGALGGDSGSPLFLGTMFVMTLGGIFVVSTLIGVVTSGIESRLEDLRKGRSFVVESGHTLILGWSPHVFTILSELVIANANQRRPCVVILADKDKVEMEDELRDRLGSTGRTRVVCRTGSPIDLTDLEIANPHAARSIIVLAPEDDNADSGVIKSILAITNNPNRRTTPYHIVAEIRESRNLEAARLVGKDEASLVLVGDLISRIMVQTSRQSGLSVVYTDLLDFGGDEIYFSELPALNGQTFGEALFAFPDSALIGLRFKDGQIVLNPPMDTRISAGDKVIAISSDDDTVKAQPLTHQIDEAAIRETVVQAAAPERTLMLGWNGRAETIISELDQYVAAGSSLTVVTDEPDAAHTLEQLGTALDHQQIEHLHGDTTDRRVLESLEPGRFDHIITLSSSDTLDVQQADGRTLVTLLHLRDMASRAGQDYSIVSEMLDVRNRELAQVTQADDFIVSDRLVSLMMAQLSENSELKAVFDDLFRAEGSEIYLKPASDYVATGQPLTFYTVLEAARRRGEIAIGYRLKSEANDPKLAYGVHLNPKKPESVSFSSQDRVIVLAES, encoded by the coding sequence ATGAGAAAAGCAGGACTCGGCGAGCAGTTGCGTTACCGTTTCGACAACAGTATGTCCAGGGGGCCGTCTGCCATGATCGGCTGGCTGTTCCTGGCCTCGGTGCTGCTGATTGCCCTCGTCACCGGCTTTGTGGAACTGACGCACCAGGTTCCCGTCGGAGACGACCACAAAGCCATCGGACTACCCGCGCTGCTCTGGAGCAACCTGATGCGGGCGCTCGATTCCGGCGCACTGGGCGGAGACAGCGGATCGCCGCTGTTCCTGGGCACCATGTTCGTCATGACGCTGGGCGGCATCTTCGTGGTCAGCACCCTGATCGGTGTGGTCACCAGTGGCATCGAGTCGCGTCTGGAAGATCTCCGCAAGGGACGCTCGTTCGTGGTCGAGTCGGGCCATACCCTGATCCTCGGCTGGTCGCCCCACGTCTTCACCATTCTGTCTGAACTGGTGATCGCCAACGCCAACCAGCGCCGCCCCTGCGTGGTCATTCTGGCCGACAAGGACAAGGTGGAGATGGAGGACGAGCTGCGCGACCGCCTGGGATCGACGGGCCGCACCCGCGTGGTGTGCCGCACCGGCAGCCCCATCGACCTGACCGATCTCGAAATCGCCAATCCGCACGCGGCCCGCTCGATCATCGTGCTGGCCCCGGAAGACGACAACGCCGACTCGGGCGTCATCAAGTCGATCCTGGCAATCACCAACAATCCGAATCGCCGCACCACGCCCTATCACATCGTGGCCGAGATCAGAGAGTCGCGCAATCTGGAAGCGGCGCGTCTGGTGGGCAAAGACGAGGCCAGTCTGGTGCTGGTCGGCGACCTGATCTCGCGCATCATGGTGCAGACCAGCCGCCAGTCGGGGTTGTCGGTGGTGTACACCGATCTGCTGGATTTCGGCGGCGACGAGATCTATTTTTCAGAGCTGCCAGCGCTGAACGGGCAGACGTTCGGTGAGGCGCTGTTCGCCTTTCCCGACTCGGCCCTGATCGGGCTGCGCTTCAAAGACGGTCAGATCGTGCTGAATCCGCCGATGGACACGCGCATTTCGGCGGGTGACAAGGTGATCGCCATCTCATCGGACGACGACACGGTGAAGGCTCAGCCCCTGACACACCAGATCGACGAGGCGGCGATCCGCGAGACGGTGGTGCAGGCGGCGGCCCCCGAGCGCACGCTGATGCTCGGCTGGAACGGACGCGCCGAGACCATCATCAGCGAACTCGATCAGTACGTGGCCGCCGGGTCGAGCCTGACCGTCGTGACCGACGAACCGGACGCGGCACATACGCTTGAGCAGCTCGGAACGGCCCTCGACCACCAGCAGATCGAGCATCTGCACGGCGATACCACCGACCGGCGGGTGCTGGAATCGCTGGAGCCGGGCCGCTTCGACCACATCATCACGCTGTCGTCGTCAGACACGCTGGACGTGCAACAGGCCGACGGGCGCACGCTGGTGACGCTGCTGCATCTGCGCGACATGGCGAGCAGAGCGGGCCAGGACTACTCCATCGTTTCAGAGATGCTGGACGTGAGGAACCGCGAACTCGCTCAGGTCACGCAGGCCGACGACTTCATCGTGTCCGACCGCCTGGTCAGCCTGATGATGGCTCAGCTGTCCGAGAACAGCGAACTGAAGGCCGTCTTCGATGACCTGTTCCGGGCAGAAGGATCTGAAATCTATCTGAAGCCTGCCAGCGACTATGTGGCCACAGGCCAGCCGCTCACGTTCTACACGGTGCTGGAGGCAGCCCGGCGGCGCGGCGAAATCGCTATCGGTTACCGCCTGAAAAGCGAGGCGAACGATCCCAAACTCGCCTACGGCGTCCATCTGAATCCGAAAAAGCCCGAGTCGGTGAGCTTTTCCAGCCAGGACAGAGTGATCGTGCTGGCCGAAAGCTGA
- a CDS encoding ROK family protein, producing the protein MTDLHAADLSSSSPLLALDIGGTSIRAAQVVGGQIVQRLETRTPKPSTPGSVILAAAELARPLAAECRALGVACAGAVAGGRVTATAAHTFPGWTDIPLSAELGERLNLPSSALNDARAAAWGEYAAGAGRGSREFMFITVSTGVGAGLILDGRLHLAGNGLDAELGFVSVPALWQSGTDVPPLGRLGPLEFETSGTALNARAALQGQQNARALADAAEAGDAQADADYTRSAALIAWKVADLAAMLGITRAALGGSVGLRDGYLERVRTALAHFPERYQPQIVHAELGADAGLIGAALWAARLGSATRQRS; encoded by the coding sequence ATGACCGATCTGCACGCAGCCGACCTGAGTTCGAGTTCTCCCCTGCTCGCCCTGGACATCGGCGGTACGTCGATCCGGGCCGCGCAGGTCGTGGGCGGGCAGATCGTCCAGCGCCTCGAAACCCGCACGCCCAAGCCGTCCACGCCGGGCAGCGTGATTCTCGCAGCAGCCGAACTGGCCCGCCCGCTGGCCGCCGAGTGCCGCGCCCTGGGTGTCGCGTGTGCCGGAGCGGTGGCGGGTGGACGCGTGACCGCCACCGCCGCCCACACCTTCCCGGGCTGGACCGATATTCCCCTGAGTGCGGAACTGGGCGAGCGGCTGAACCTGCCCAGTTCGGCGCTCAACGACGCCCGCGCTGCTGCCTGGGGCGAATATGCGGCGGGAGCGGGCCGGGGCAGCCGTGAATTCATGTTCATCACGGTGAGTACCGGGGTGGGCGCTGGGCTGATTCTGGACGGGCGGCTGCATCTGGCGGGCAACGGGCTGGACGCCGAACTGGGCTTCGTGAGCGTGCCTGCCCTGTGGCAGAGTGGCACCGACGTTCCGCCGCTGGGCCGACTGGGGCCGCTGGAATTCGAAACCAGCGGCACCGCTCTGAATGCCCGCGCTGCCTTGCAGGGCCAACAGAATGCCCGCGCCCTGGCCGACGCCGCCGAAGCCGGAGACGCGCAGGCCGACGCCGATTACACCCGCAGCGCCGCCCTGATCGCCTGGAAAGTGGCAGATCTGGCAGCGATGCTGGGCATTACCCGCGCTGCACTGGGCGGCAGCGTCGGGCTGCGGGACGGCTATCTGGAGCGCGTCAGAACCGCCCTGGCACACTTCCCAGAGCGCTATCAGCCGCAGATCGTCCATGCCGAACTGGGAGCCGATGCCGGACTGATCGGGGCCGCGCTGTGGGCCGCCCGGCTCGGCTCCGCGACCCGTCAGCGCTCGTAG
- a CDS encoding SPFH domain-containing protein translates to MGFAVFAGILLLLVIVTLAAGIKSVPQGYEWTQERFGKYQRTLKPGLNVILPYIDRIGRRVNIMEQVLDVQSQEIITKDNAQVTVDGVMFYQILDSAKASYEVGNLNQAMLNLTMTNIRTVMGSMDLDELLSQRDSINTRLLRVVDEATEPWGVKITRIEIKDIKPPADLVASMGRQMKAERDKRAVILEAEGLRQAAILKAEGQKQAEILSAEGARQAAFLAAEARERQAQAEAAATRMVSEAIASGSVQAINYFVAQKYIDALGMLASSPNQKTLILPLESVGVLGSIQGIAEIAGAAFGKKS, encoded by the coding sequence ATGGGATTTGCTGTCTTCGCTGGAATTCTGCTATTGCTGGTCATCGTGACGCTGGCAGCGGGCATCAAGAGCGTGCCGCAGGGCTATGAATGGACGCAGGAGCGCTTCGGCAAGTATCAGCGCACGCTGAAGCCGGGCCTGAACGTCATTCTGCCGTATATCGACCGCATCGGGCGGCGCGTCAACATCATGGAGCAGGTCCTCGACGTGCAGTCGCAGGAGATCATTACCAAAGACAACGCCCAGGTCACAGTCGACGGCGTGATGTTCTATCAGATTCTGGATTCTGCAAAGGCCAGCTACGAAGTCGGCAATCTGAATCAGGCGATGCTGAATCTGACCATGACCAATATCCGCACCGTGATGGGCAGCATGGATCTGGACGAACTGCTGTCTCAGCGCGACTCGATCAATACCCGGCTGCTGCGGGTGGTGGATGAGGCGACCGAGCCGTGGGGTGTCAAGATCACGCGCATCGAGATCAAGGACATCAAGCCGCCAGCCGATCTGGTTGCCAGCATGGGGCGACAGATGAAGGCCGAGCGCGACAAGCGGGCCGTGATTCTGGAAGCCGAGGGACTGCGGCAGGCGGCCATTCTGAAGGCCGAGGGCCAGAAACAGGCCGAGATTCTGAGTGCTGAGGGTGCGCGTCAGGCCGCGTTCCTGGCAGCCGAAGCGCGGGAACGTCAGGCACAGGCCGAAGCCGCCGCCACCCGCATGGTCAGCGAGGCCATCGCGTCGGGCAGCGTGCAGGCCATCAATTACTTCGTGGCGCAGAAATACATAGACGCGCTGGGCATGCTGGCGAGCAGCCCGAATCAGAAGACGCTGATCCTGCCGCTGGAGTCGGTGGGCGTGCTGGGCAGCATTCAGGGCATCGCCGAGATCGCCGGGGCCGCCTTCGGCAAGAAGAGTTGA
- a CDS encoding pyridoxamine 5'-phosphate oxidase family protein: MSTRTLSELSKKMQKIDIAMLSTHTDHGNIGGRPMSNNGEVEYDGTSYYFTWDESRTVKDIEKDNKVSLAFQGEKAFLVAVEGKAKLVRDRKAMEKHWTPDLDRWFKDGLDTPGVVMIQVDATRIHYWDGEDDGEVKL, encoded by the coding sequence ATGAGTACCCGAACCCTGTCAGAGTTGTCCAAGAAGATGCAGAAGATCGATATCGCCATGCTCTCCACCCACACCGATCACGGCAATATCGGCGGACGCCCGATGAGCAATAACGGGGAAGTCGAGTACGACGGCACCTCGTACTATTTCACCTGGGACGAATCGCGGACCGTGAAGGACATCGAGAAAGACAACAAGGTGTCGCTGGCGTTCCAGGGCGAGAAAGCCTTTCTGGTGGCGGTGGAAGGCAAGGCGAAACTGGTGCGCGACCGAAAAGCGATGGAGAAGCACTGGACGCCCGATCTCGACCGCTGGTTCAAAGACGGCCTCGACACGCCCGGCGTCGTGATGATTCAGGTGGACGCGACCCGCATTCACTACTGGGACGGCGAGGACGACGGCGAAGTGAAGCTGTAA
- a CDS encoding GAF domain-containing protein — protein MFTAPLSGPDLSERLQEVTEALALSSTAERIFEVVLPAVSSAVQASACMLLTPGPEDDEPSGSHELSDRRGVDFAGIAGPLTWQPVYAQTDMLAQQSTRAGRPLALETATRTADLLPLDAQRTQPVRVTCAAFPLLLDERALGVLAVEFVQPFELSVAQQRFLRVVAAQAAIALGRAQGLGQLEHRVQARTRELNEQRAALNAFVTFAEAAGTVTDELTLARQALETVEVLFPGCNTSYYLPEEGRWKAKLYAGTLTPEMAAFITAGLPPESPLLAPALHSREVYFADAVQIELDHLQTRGQYGALGVYPLVVGGRVEALLGIGLLDISVWSDLNRALFRSIGRSLNLAVERARQASVLQAHRAELEAQTRVLEAFSAFSHDLALLQEPFAVIRRAQELILAQLPQGYSVYYELEGGLWRSRSQAGELTEGLQRVVDAGRAYHDSWSNVQAWESGEPVYQDLYDPATDTVGALASHVRATATLPVRVGGQARGLLRVALTSSSPDVPGGWTRTERVMLETLVRHLGTVLAGADQAAALERQREATLAQTRVLEAFAVFAHDVTQLSGQEAVIRRAQEIVLSMLPGSHSIYFERGPDAWVPRSWVGDVPADTLASIRAGRAFGESVYLERPWATSLAYYHANDDPAADPDVLGSAGQATASFPVEVAGQPTPVGVMCLALGDERQSWTNTDRTVIETMIRTLGLVLDGVRSAELLTRQNALLETQNTQLEAQTRSLRGFNELTRQLSGHTDPHALVQRALEGMLSLLPNGYVVYFELEQTAARGGLWLQKAIAGQYARPDLEAVVRAGLPYATTRNLTQPWETRQPFYQNSYAPGTDELNLELVNLRSATACLPVLVNNRPYGVIACVLVAVRDWSETDRDVLESIVRSLGLAIEGAQGVEALRAKTVELERSNAELERFAYIASHDLQEPLRTISSFSDLLQRRYRDQLDPKAQQYLDFIYKGSGQMKALVDDLLTFSRLSAERTQKRSMSLAEPVQEAIERLSAAILESGAIIQADALPVVLGDGPQLAQLFQNLIGNAIKFRRRGVAPRIEVRAVRTDEHWHVSVHDNGIGMKPEYFERIFVMFQRLHHRSEYQGTGLGLSICQKIVEQHGGRVWVESVEGEGSTFHFTLRAGTDAEGEARPVSVG, from the coding sequence ATGTTTACTGCGCCGCTCAGCGGCCCCGATCTCAGCGAGCGCTTGCAGGAAGTGACCGAGGCCCTGGCGCTTTCGAGTACGGCGGAGCGTATTTTCGAGGTGGTGCTGCCCGCTGTGAGCAGCGCAGTACAGGCGAGCGCGTGCATGCTGCTGACACCCGGCCCGGAAGACGATGAACCGTCCGGTTCCCACGAACTCAGCGACCGTCGTGGCGTAGATTTTGCCGGTATAGCGGGGCCGCTGACCTGGCAGCCGGTGTACGCCCAGACCGATATGCTGGCGCAGCAGTCCACCAGAGCAGGTCGCCCACTGGCCCTCGAAACAGCCACCAGAACGGCCGATCTGTTGCCCCTCGACGCTCAGCGGACCCAGCCGGTACGCGTGACCTGTGCCGCTTTTCCACTGCTGCTCGACGAACGTGCCCTGGGAGTGCTGGCCGTCGAATTCGTTCAGCCCTTCGAGCTGAGCGTGGCGCAGCAGCGGTTTCTGCGGGTGGTGGCGGCGCAGGCGGCCATTGCGCTGGGGCGAGCGCAGGGGCTGGGGCAGCTCGAACACCGCGTGCAGGCCCGCACCCGCGAGCTGAACGAGCAGCGGGCCGCCCTGAATGCCTTCGTGACCTTTGCCGAAGCTGCCGGAACCGTTACCGACGAGCTGACGCTGGCACGGCAGGCGCTGGAGACGGTGGAGGTCCTGTTTCCCGGCTGCAATACCTCGTATTACCTGCCGGAAGAGGGGCGCTGGAAGGCCAAACTCTATGCGGGCACTCTCACGCCCGAGATGGCCGCTTTCATCACGGCGGGACTGCCGCCCGAGTCGCCTCTGCTGGCTCCGGCGCTGCACAGCCGCGAGGTGTATTTTGCCGACGCCGTGCAGATCGAACTCGATCACCTCCAGACGCGTGGACAGTACGGAGCGTTGGGCGTGTATCCGCTGGTGGTGGGCGGCAGGGTAGAGGCGCTGCTGGGGATCGGTCTGCTCGATATTTCTGTGTGGTCGGATCTGAACCGTGCGCTGTTCCGGAGCATCGGGCGCAGTCTGAATCTGGCTGTCGAGCGGGCGCGGCAGGCCAGCGTCCTTCAGGCACACCGCGCCGAGCTGGAGGCCCAGACGCGTGTGCTGGAGGCGTTTTCGGCCTTCTCGCACGATCTGGCGCTGCTTCAGGAACCATTCGCGGTCATCCGCCGCGCCCAGGAACTGATTCTGGCGCAGCTGCCTCAGGGCTACAGCGTGTATTACGAGCTGGAAGGTGGCCTGTGGCGCAGCCGGTCACAGGCCGGAGAACTCACCGAGGGGCTTCAGCGCGTCGTGGATGCCGGTCGTGCCTACCACGATTCCTGGAGCAACGTGCAGGCGTGGGAAAGCGGCGAGCCGGTGTATCAGGATCTTTATGACCCGGCAACCGATACGGTAGGTGCGCTGGCGAGCCATGTGCGGGCCACGGCCACGCTGCCGGTGCGGGTGGGAGGTCAGGCGCGGGGCCTGTTGCGGGTGGCCCTGACCAGCAGCAGTCCGGACGTTCCTGGCGGCTGGACGCGCACCGAACGGGTGATGCTGGAAACGCTGGTGCGTCATCTGGGCACGGTGCTGGCCGGAGCTGATCAGGCGGCGGCACTGGAGCGGCAACGAGAAGCGACGCTGGCGCAGACACGGGTGCTGGAGGCGTTCGCGGTCTTTGCCCACGACGTCACGCAGCTCAGCGGTCAGGAGGCGGTCATCCGGCGGGCACAGGAAATCGTGCTCTCGATGCTGCCCGGCAGCCACAGCATCTATTTTGAGCGAGGCCCCGACGCCTGGGTTCCGCGCTCCTGGGTCGGAGACGTTCCGGCAGACACCCTGGCTTCCATCAGAGCAGGCCGGGCGTTCGGTGAATCGGTGTATCTGGAGCGTCCGTGGGCCACCAGCCTCGCCTATTACCACGCCAACGACGATCCCGCTGCCGATCCGGATGTGCTGGGGAGCGCAGGGCAAGCCACCGCCAGTTTTCCGGTCGAGGTCGCGGGCCAGCCGACGCCGGTTGGCGTGATGTGTCTGGCGCTGGGAGACGAGCGGCAGAGCTGGACGAACACCGACCGCACCGTGATCGAAACCATGATTCGCACGCTGGGTCTGGTGCTCGACGGCGTGCGGAGCGCCGAACTGCTGACCCGCCAGAACGCGCTGCTGGAAACCCAGAACACCCAGCTGGAGGCTCAGACGCGTTCGCTGCGGGGCTTCAACGAGCTGACCCGCCAGCTGAGCGGGCACACCGACCCGCACGCCCTGGTGCAGCGGGCGCTGGAAGGCATGCTGTCGCTGCTGCCCAACGGATACGTGGTGTATTTCGAACTGGAGCAGACGGCAGCGCGGGGAGGTCTGTGGCTCCAGAAGGCCATAGCAGGGCAGTACGCCCGGCCCGATCTGGAAGCAGTGGTCCGTGCTGGTCTGCCCTACGCCACCACCCGCAACCTGACCCAGCCCTGGGAAACGCGGCAGCCGTTTTATCAGAACAGCTACGCGCCCGGGACCGACGAGCTGAACCTGGAACTGGTCAATCTGCGTTCTGCCACTGCCTGCCTGCCGGTGCTGGTCAACAACCGGCCTTACGGAGTCATCGCGTGTGTTCTGGTCGCGGTGCGCGATTGGTCGGAAACCGACCGGGACGTGCTGGAGAGCATCGTTCGCAGTCTGGGCCTCGCCATCGAGGGGGCGCAGGGGGTGGAAGCCCTCCGCGCCAAGACCGTGGAACTGGAGCGCTCGAACGCCGAGCTGGAACGCTTCGCGTATATCGCCTCACACGATCTTCAGGAGCCGCTGCGAACCATCTCAAGCTTTAGCGATCTGCTTCAGCGGCGCTACCGCGACCAGCTCGATCCCAAGGCGCAGCAGTATCTCGACTTCATCTACAAGGGCAGCGGTCAGATGAAGGCGCTGGTCGATGACCTGCTGACCTTTTCGCGGCTGTCGGCAGAGCGCACCCAGAAACGGAGCATGAGCCTGGCAGAACCTGTTCAGGAGGCCATCGAGCGCCTGAGTGCCGCCATTCTGGAGTCGGGCGCGATCATCCAGGCCGACGCGCTGCCGGTGGTATTGGGCGACGGGCCGCAACTCGCGCAACTCTTTCAGAATCTGATCGGGAATGCCATCAAGTTTCGCCGCCGGGGTGTTGCGCCGCGTATCGAAGTGCGGGCTGTCCGTACCGATGAACACTGGCATGTAAGCGTTCACGATAACGGCATCGGCATGAAGCCGGAATACTTCGAGCGCATCTTCGTGATGTTCCAGCGGCTGCACCACCGCAGCGAATACCAGGGCACCGGTCTGGGCCTCTCGATCTGTCAGAAGATCGTGGAGCAGCACGGCGGCAGGGTGTGGGTCGAGTCGGTGGAAGGCGAGGGCAGCACCTTCCATTTCACGCTGCGAGCAGGCACAGACGCGGAAGGCGAGGCCCGCCCGGTCAGTGTGGGCTGA
- a CDS encoding alpha/beta fold hydrolase — MPGQFLNVGDTHLFAEVRGSSALPPLIVLHGGPGLDHHEFADFLDPLTDTVRLVLLDMRAQGESDRDAPESTWTLAQMADDVQAAARALGAPHYAVLGHSYGAFVALQQAVNAEETRQGLVASIVCCGVPSSHFLDGVPAALEQFGPPQLREQIRASWAGEADVTTEADFARLMEEQMPWHFADPLDPRIADYTRRSAGRYAPDVLRRFASAGYGGIEVEKELGNVGTPMLVLAGRHDRTCPPEASEVTAAGVPGAQLHVFENSGHMPFVEQPDEFLMVVRGFLQRMLPGAAWPEDA, encoded by the coding sequence ATGCCTGGTCAGTTTCTGAATGTCGGTGACACCCACCTGTTCGCGGAGGTGCGCGGTTCCTCCGCTCTGCCGCCCCTGATCGTGCTGCACGGCGGGCCGGGACTGGATCATCACGAGTTTGCAGACTTTCTCGATCCGCTGACCGATACGGTTCGCCTGGTGCTGCTCGACATGCGGGCGCAGGGAGAAAGCGACCGCGACGCGCCCGAATCGACGTGGACGCTGGCGCAGATGGCCGACGACGTGCAGGCCGCCGCACGCGCGCTGGGTGCGCCTCATTACGCGGTGCTGGGCCACTCGTACGGAGCTTTCGTGGCGCTCCAGCAGGCGGTGAATGCCGAGGAAACTCGGCAGGGGCTGGTCGCCAGTATCGTGTGCTGCGGCGTGCCGTCGAGCCACTTTCTGGACGGTGTTCCCGCCGCCCTCGAACAGTTCGGGCCGCCCCAGCTCAGAGAGCAGATTCGTGCGTCGTGGGCCGGGGAAGCCGATGTTACGACAGAAGCCGATTTTGCGCGGCTGATGGAAGAACAGATGCCGTGGCACTTCGCCGATCCACTCGATCCGCGCATTGCCGATTACACGCGGCGCAGTGCGGGCCGATACGCCCCCGACGTGCTGCGGCGCTTCGCTTCGGCGGGGTACGGCGGAATAGAGGTCGAGAAGGAACTCGGCAACGTCGGAACGCCGATGCTGGTACTTGCGGGTCGCCATGACCGCACCTGCCCGCCGGAAGCTTCGGAAGTGACCGCCGCCGGGGTTCCTGGGGCGCAGCTGCACGTGTTCGAGAACAGCGGGCATATGCCGTTCGTCGAGCAGCCGGATGAATTTCTGATGGTGGTGCGGGGATTCCTGCAACGCATGCTGCCGGGTGCGGCATGGCCGGAAGACGCGTAG
- a CDS encoding N-acetylmannosamine-6-phosphate 2-epimerase — protein sequence MISSDRLLPGVLQALRGELVVSCQANPGSPLRRPEIMAAMAQAAELGGAAGIRLQGFDDAAAIRAVTALPLIGLTKTDRPDTDIYITPTSAEAVRLADLGCEIVAIDATLRPRPEPFAQMVARVHAAGALVMADISTFAEAQQAMQDGADIVSTTLSGYTPYSRQQEGPDWELMRELHAQQLPFSAEGRLSSPDDAAKALAHGAAFVVIGSAITRPDVVTGWYVNALKKES from the coding sequence ATGATTTCTTCTGATCGGCTTCTTCCCGGTGTGCTTCAGGCTCTGCGTGGCGAGCTGGTGGTGTCGTGCCAGGCCAACCCCGGCAGCCCGCTGCGCCGCCCCGAGATCATGGCGGCGATGGCCCAGGCTGCCGAACTGGGCGGCGCGGCGGGGATTCGGCTTCAGGGCTTCGACGACGCGGCGGCGATCCGTGCAGTCACGGCGCTGCCACTCATCGGCCTGACGAAGACCGACCGACCCGATACCGACATCTACATCACGCCGACGTCGGCAGAGGCCGTGCGGCTGGCCGACCTCGGCTGCGAGATCGTCGCCATCGACGCCACGCTGCGCCCGCGCCCCGAGCCGTTTGCCCAGATGGTCGCCCGTGTCCACGCGGCAGGAGCGCTCGTCATGGCCGATATCAGCACGTTTGCCGAGGCGCAGCAGGCCATGCAGGACGGAGCCGATATCGTCAGCACCACGCTTTCGGGGTACACGCCGTACAGCCGCCAGCAGGAAGGCCCCGACTGGGAACTGATGCGCGAACTGCACGCCCAGCAACTTCCGTTTTCCGCCGAGGGCCGCCTGAGTTCCCCGGACGACGCGGCAAAGGCGCTGGCGCACGGAGCGGCCTTCGTGGTCATCGGCTCTGCCATTACCCGGCCCGACGTGGTGACGGGGTGGTACGTAAACGCCCTGAAGAAGGAGAGCTGA
- a CDS encoding PadR family transcriptional regulator, whose translation MDSNLLKGHLDLILLAILEGGPMYGLEISKQAQTETGGYFELRVGSLYPALHRLEQSGAVQGEFRPAPRGGAPVKYYWLTEDGTRELARKREEFSTFSRHLQSLGQSS comes from the coding sequence ATGGACTCGAATCTGCTCAAAGGGCATCTCGATCTGATTCTGCTGGCGATTCTGGAAGGCGGCCCGATGTACGGCCTGGAGATCAGCAAGCAGGCGCAGACAGAGACGGGCGGCTACTTCGAACTGCGGGTGGGCAGCCTGTATCCGGCGCTTCACCGCCTGGAGCAGTCGGGCGCGGTGCAGGGCGAGTTTCGGCCCGCGCCACGCGGCGGTGCACCGGTCAAGTACTACTGGCTGACCGAAGACGGCACCCGTGAACTGGCCCGGAAGCGCGAGGAATTCAGCACCTTCAGCCGACATCTTCAGTCGCTCGGTCAGTCGTCCTGA
- a CDS encoding AIM24 family protein produces MIPELPNPAEVNGTARSGMTYRIFGTVQPTLIVDVDSRHSMISDAGGMSWMSASVDMNTGAPGGLLAGLARMVSGGTLFMITFNTRTEGQIAFAADFPGKIVPMELEAGESIIMHKHAFLASEASVQLAVTFTRRFGAGLVGGDGFVLQKVTGPGMAFAELDGDAIEYNLQPGETLLVEPGHLAMFDPSVNFDIQMMKGIRNLIFSGEALFFARLQGPGRVWLNSMTASKVAHRIGEYLPSSGS; encoded by the coding sequence ATGATTCCAGAACTGCCCAATCCGGCGGAAGTGAACGGCACGGCCCGCAGCGGCATGACCTACCGCATCTTCGGCACCGTGCAGCCCACGCTGATCGTGGATGTCGATTCGCGCCACAGCATGATCAGCGACGCGGGCGGCATGTCGTGGATGAGTGCCAGCGTGGATATGAACACCGGAGCGCCGGGCGGCCTGCTGGCAGGGCTGGCCCGCATGGTGAGCGGCGGCACGCTGTTCATGATCACCTTCAACACCCGCACCGAGGGGCAGATCGCCTTTGCTGCCGACTTTCCCGGCAAGATCGTGCCGATGGAACTGGAAGCGGGCGAGAGCATCATCATGCATAAACATGCCTTCCTCGCGTCGGAAGCGAGCGTTCAACTCGCCGTCACCTTCACGCGCCGTTTCGGGGCCGGACTGGTGGGCGGCGACGGCTTCGTGTTGCAGAAGGTGACCGGGCCGGGCATGGCCTTTGCCGAGCTGGACGGCGACGCCATCGAGTACAACCTCCAGCCGGGCGAGACGCTGCTGGTCGAGCCGGGCCATCTGGCGATGTTCGACCCCAGCGTCAATTTCGATATTCAGATGATGAAGGGCATTCGCAATCTGATCTTCTCGGGCGAGGCACTGTTCTTTGCACGCCTCCAGGGGCCGGGCCGGGTGTGGCTGAACAGCATGACCGCCAGCAAGGTGGCCCACCGCATCGGTGAATACCTGCCCAGCAGCGGAAGCTGA